Sequence from the Rutidosis leptorrhynchoides isolate AG116_Rl617_1_P2 chromosome 3, CSIRO_AGI_Rlap_v1, whole genome shotgun sequence genome:
CCCTTCTTCTTAAAAACACACTGGTAACCATAAGTATCAAACGAATTGCAATTCATGGATTCAGGCTTGAAATTTAATTATACATAATATTTTTGAGGGACTAGTTCGTCAGACCAAAACAAagcaaaaacaaacaaaaaaataaaaaaaaattgctgctaCTGCCGTCGGTataaaacaagaaaaaaaaattgatttcgattTTTGGATGTTTTTAGCTTATGAGTATAAAATGGAATACGTTTTAAATCGCCTCTAGAAACTTTTTGGATAATCAATTCCATCAAAAACATAAAAACGAATGCGAATTTCCTCAAGAATAAACCgttgactttttttaaaataaAGTTTGACTCTGAAATTAATGCTCCATAAGATGAATTAgtatttgaaactttgcagaaaccttcaatagaggattcctaacacaactacaaTTTTACATTTTGATAAACGATTCGaaattgatatttaaaaaaaattcacgTACAAAGGAAGGATAGAAAGGTTATCTGTTTTTGTTTCAATTTCTCTCTCATTTTCTTTATCAACACAGATGTGAATTTAAATTACCAAAACTGAATAATTGCCTCAGTACACTAGTTGATCGATTGATATAGATGAGAGGGATGGTGACAGGTTGAATCACGAAGAAGAAAAAAACAAACAATAGAAACAAAATAAATAAAGCAGACTAGAACTGTTAATAGAATTTTTAGACACTCCCGTGATTTAATTTGTATATCTTTTAATCAAATAGACAAGTTAAAAAGAAGGATAGCGATTTTTTTGATATAGAATCCATCAGTAAACAAATTagctgtatatatattaatatatatcgtATTCATATAGTCATATATCTATATATCCGTATTTacttatacacatatatatatacactgtaattcttatatgtatatgtatctttgtataactgattatattttcagtatttatttatctgcatttatttatttatttgtattcctcttatatttatatatattatatttatagattatagttaatcttttaataaataggataataataataatacccttaatattttaactaataataatacaagcataataataatatttttactaatcatacaaatgatattaataatatccttaatgataatgataattaatttgtgttattttctggtaactataataatgataataataataatttataatttcaatattattgataatactgttaTTAGTcacaataactaaaattataatttcactattagttatattagtaatgatTTTAACAacgataacaataacattaataataatgatactataataaataaatgtatcaaatttcatattatattaatatttatagtactaatattgatattaataatataaatgtaataataatataacaactataattcaacttgtaattacatttaatttattaattatataataattatatatatatatatatatatatatatatatatatatatatatatatatatatatatatatatatatatatatatatatgctatgataatatttattgaatatttatattttttttttacaacacttgttcgtgaatcgtcgggaatagtcaaaggataaTTTGCACATATGAAATTAGTTCAAAAATATTcttagactcaatattatagactttgcttatcgtatcgaaatcatataaagattaagtttaaatttagtcagaaattcccgggtcatcacacctctcCCCTCCGTCATCGGCCCTTCTTTTGCTGAGCTCCTCGTTTTGGTTCAGCGAGATGTCAGGGTAATTCCTTGCCGTGATTAGGTGCGGTTTGTGGTGGATCCATGGCTTCGGGTTTCTCCGGCGATGAGTTGTCAGATTCTGGGTTTTGGTTTTCCGACGATGGTGGTCGCCGGATTGGTTTTTCTTCGGGTTTTGATGGTCCCGGTTGACGGATCTGTTGGTTGCAGCTTCCTGTTTTGTCCCTGTTCGCTTGTCTTTGTCTCCTCCTTCGATGCCTTTTGCGTCTCGTTTTCGATTTTCTTCGGGCATTTTATCCCTGTGCCGCTGCTCTCCCGCTCGTTCACCACTGTTTAGTGAGTTTCTTGCGGCCGGTTCTGCTTTGTTCTGAGTGTTGAGCGGGCTGCTTTTGTGACTCTTTGTTTAATCGTTGGTTTGGGTGATTCCGTGTTCGGGTTGGGGTGGTTTGCGGTGGATTTTGGTGCTCTTGGTTTCGATTTTCGGGTCATCAGATTTGGCCTTCGACTTGAGTTTGGAGATCCTCTTTGGAGCGTTTCAAGTATCTGCTTAGGTTTTTCCGCCGCCGGCAGGTTCGGTTTTGTGGGTTTCGTGGTTGTGGGTTTCGATTCGTGGGTTCGTGGTATTATTAGTGGGTTCATGGTAATCGGTAATCGGTAATCGTGAGTGTGACCTTCTTGTTTCGTGGGTTATTCATTGTTAATCATCTTGACATGATACGTTATCACCACTCGATTTGACTGTGTGTGATCGGTGATAGTTTTGATCTTCATGGGGTTGGTGAGGTTTTCGGGTCGTCATCGCTGTTCCATTTCAATGTGTTCATTCGGGTGCTTGCCCTGATGTGATAATAATGTGTTATGTTTTTTGATTAACAAGGTGGTAATCGTTCGTTTTCAACCATTTCGTTTGGATTGCTTCGAGTGTGAGTTTTAGAATCGTGATGTTGTAGGTTGTCGACTAATCGTGTATTGTTTTAGTCGATTCGTGTTGAAGTCATTCATTGTATAATGTTCGGCGAAGGTCGTACTATGTATTCGTGTTATGTAATTCCTAGCATCTTGCtagttatattaattataataaaattattgcctttcaaaaaaaaaaaaaaaattcattcaaAAATTTTAGTGGGTATTGGGTTAGAGTGAGAAATGGAAAGTGTGAGTATAGAGTTTTAGTCCCTTAAGTTTGTCCTAATTATCAACTTTAATCCATGCGTAAAGTGGTGGTGGATCGGGTTGAGAAGCCAATTCGGTAACAGCGAGTTTAATGGTGATGAGCCAATAGCATTTGAACACCAAATAAATGTTCCTATTGTACTCACATGTCTTTTCTCATTTTTAATACTATTTTTTTCAAAAGCATACAACATAATCCAAAGATAAAATATCACAAATAGTCCTTATGTATCAGAAATCATCGGTGATTCTTGTGCTTTATTTCTTCATGAATGGTCCATATAGTTTGAATTTTGAACCACCTTGACGAAaaaattgtataaaaaaaaaatgcaaACTATAAGGATCACTGGTGATTCAAATGCAAATCACATCGACCATCCTTGACGAAAAAAAGTACATGACCACCGGTGATTTCTGATACATATCAGAGGGATCATTCGTGATATTTTGTATACTCCAAATTTTTGAGTGGGCCAGACCCACTCCTCTGAAGACGCTAACCTGGGAAACTACGAAACAACTAGTTTAGCCTATATGGCCTTACTAGCTTGTTAAAGCAACCTGATCAAGACCTCTACCACTCTTATTGATAACTGAAATGCCCTTTGCTTTGCCCCGTGCTGTCTTCCTCCAGTTGTCCCCACCCAATAGGCTTGTGGTCAATTGCCCTTCTCGTTCTCATCAAATAAAAGACAATCTCCGATCTACTAGATCTTTAGCAACTACTCACTCGCATATTTATTATCCACTATTTTTGTTTGGATTGTTCCTAATATTACTTGTCCACTAtcataaattataataatattttacacTATTTCATGTTTTATGTCATGCTTTATGGATGCAAAATAAAAAAGTGGTTAAAAAGTAATTGGTAAAATTGAAAATTTAACACAAAATGTATATGAGTCACTTTTTCTTAAATTGTTTGATTTTTGTTGGAGGACAATAAATACGAAAGAAAGAGAGGGAGGGGTAAATAGTGACAAAAGAAAATTTTAACAATCTTAAATCCCACCTTAATCAACTAGTGTATATATTGTAGCAGTTGCACATGAAATTAGCAAACattaacaaaaacaacaacaacaatacccaataccacgaatgtagggtatgggggaggtagagtgtagacaatcattccccgtaccctagattagaatgaagtcactactccacccgcgggtatagaacacACGACTAGATAAGATCATCCCTCCCTCCactcgagagccaagagattgcttccaaaagaACCTCCGGCCAGAAATGCTCATCAAAACGAAATAGTGCGGGCATACGTACATGTAAGAGTTATGTGCGCCTAGAAATATGCAACCATACAAAGTAGCCATACAAGAAGACACATATAACAATTATGCACAACAGTATGACAAATAGCATGGATAATATAATACGCAGAGATATGTAATAACAAGTGGGCATACAAACAAGCAAAATACCCAGCCACACATACACACTTGGTTACTTTGATACTCCGTATAATGTTATAATACAATACAAATAGTTGGTGTTTTCAACAAACATGTGGTTAGCGACACTATAAAATACATGCACTTTTTTCTAACAAGAATGAAAGTGCAAAAGAAAAGGACATGTTAAAAAAAGTTTCTCTCTTTGAGTACAAGGTTAGAAATAAAATCAAATTGTAGGGACTATATTTTAATTTGGCAACATATCATATATCTCAACTACTTCCAAGCACAACCTAATAAAGATCATTGGTTGTTGGGGATGTAGTTTTTATTTACTTTTTCCCCTTCTTCTCAAATGAAATTCAGATTGACACAAATAAAGAAAaggaaaagaatttgcaaacatgcTAGAAATTGATGCATGACTAGGAGCTTACTTATACAAAAGGTCTTAACTAGTTTTGACTTTCTTTTTTAGGGGCAAAAATATAAAACTAAGTACATATGTTTAACTTTGCGGTAACTAATTGAGCACCATACTCGCCCTTAAAAATTCCTTATAACAAAAAAGATGCACACTATCTAATATCTAAAAAAGAGTATATACAATGACGTGGAACTCCTTTTCAATATGTACAAGATATTAAAACAACATGAACCTAGAAaaggatacattttacaaacctaTGAACATAAAGGTGTCAACTTGCAATTTTCACAAAAGTATAAGGACTAAACTCAGAAAAGAAAAGGTCATCAACAAGCAAACCGATGAATACTCCGATCTCTGAGAATTCCACTGTACAAAGCCATTCTATTAGCAGGCATACTAAATTTCTTATTACCCCCTTCATCTTCGATTAAGGACGAATTAGTTATCAACTTCGGAAAATTCTTACTTTGAAGTCCTTTTCTAAACTCTTCACCATTACCACTTGGTTCCATCACATCTTCTGCAAAGTGaaccttctttttctttttcaccCTCTTCTTTCCATCTACATAAACCCAAATAAAAGTCAAAATTATTTAAAAAGTCAACTTGGTCTTAAAAGGTAGAACAAAAAAATACTACGTAATAAAGATTTCAAGAAACACAAACCTACAGAGATGCATGGTCTTGGGTGGTGAGTGGTGGTGAACTTGGTGGGTCTGACGACGGAGGTGGTGGGTTCTTTGTGGTGGCGGAAGGCGAGGAGGATGACGGTGCCGGAGACAGCAGCCATGGCCGTTGCTAAAACCATCACATTTGATGCAAGGTTTGATGATGACATAATGAACGAAAAGAATTCGACTTTATCTAGAATTTCGGAGATTTAAGAAATGGGTATTAAAGAAATCGATATAAAATGAGAAATTAAAAAAGGGTTTTTCGATTAGAGAATTTGGATGGAAGTTTGAAGTGCAGAAAAAGAATGTGTCTTATGGTTGGTTGAATTGGTTTGGAAGAGTGTGTGTTTATAtttcctttttatttatttattatatattatacaagTAATATTGTTTGAATATTAAATAAATAGGGGGAAAATATGGTTGGTTACTTGGTTAGtttactagtttttttttttttgttttttttttttttgtttttttttttaaagcagttTACTAGTTCtttctctttatttttttttttcgtaaAATATAAGATCAATCAATACGGAGTATATAATTCAATATAGTTTTATTTGACATTAAATATTCATTATTAtaagttgtaaggttttccctgttcgggttacccgggaagggcgagtaatccgcccccatactctagtgtacgcagcccatcaggaatactccctggctgtttccaacccttccctggccaccccaagaattgaacctgagacctcttgcaaggatctcagggccccaaccacttggGCTACCTTGGGATGGGTTATACACAATCAGTGCCGGAACTTGAACCCGAGTACAAATGAGGcaggtgtaaaaatttaataaatttttcattctCAGCAGGGGTATAcactaaaaaaaccttattttttagtaaaatttttaatttaGTGCAAAAAAAATTTTCCCGTTAAATCCAGGTAGGGCTGGTACCGCCTCCAGAGTACTATATTTTCTGCCACTGTACACAATGGTTAATGTTGACTTTCATATGACGTCTAGCATGATTATTCTCCGGCTATTTTTAACCATTCTTTAGCCACCACAAGATTCGAATATAATACAGGTTACAAGAATAAGATGGCTATTTTAAAACATGCTTTTGTTATTTGTTTAACCACTAGTCCTATTAAATACTCCATCCGTCTCATTCTAATAGTCCTAGTTTGACTTTTCAAGTCTTTCTTTACCAACTTTGACTTAAAAtatctttatttgtgttatatattatttagtaaaatgtatatataaataaaaacacgTTTAAAACTCAAtacattcatataaatatcatcacATAATACATAATACAAACAAAGATATTATAAGTCAAAGTTTGTAAAATAAAGACTTGAAAAGTCAAaggtggactattggaatgagacataAGGAGTAACATGTTTAAGTGCCTCTATCTGATATGTATATTGTGATCCCGTTCATATATAACACGCTGCTAGCTAGTGAAAGTTGTAATTTTATGATAGGATTACTGTGGAGAGATGATTTTGTTGGAGAATTTTAGACCACCTCTTCCTTTTAACTGAACCGTCAAGTTCATCTGGCTACAACCAGTAGCGATTCTAGGATTAAAACTTAATGGGGTCCAGAATTTTTTTTCCAGTACCAGTTATGTTTGCATGCTATTTTAGTAGTAGTTTACCTTCAAAAAActacaaattcgaaaaatatatggggtccaagTAGTTAAATTTAATGATGTTCTATACAATCTAATAGAAAATCTATAAATTTTATATGTGGTTctgcagttaaatttagtggtgttctaTACAATTTGAAGAGTATTTTCTATTAAAAATTTTCAAACTAGTGGTGTATTGTGACCTCACTGGTTATAGGTAACCTCGCCACTGGCTACAACGGTTTTCTGACCACTAACACTTCAAACAATGGTGAAGCAACGGTAGGACCCATAGTGTAACACCGTACTCTTTTTTTTTAATCAGCGAAAACATAATATATTGATATTTACAAACCATACGtagtaattaactaaactatagttATTACAGTCATCCAGGTGTTACGTTAACTAAAAGCTTTTACACACATATAGGTATCAAAATATAAACATCAGAGTGTAGCCTGTCAAACATATCCAAAAGCAACCACTCCCAAAACTATAACATGCAAAGCTTAACCTGCATGGAAGGAATTGTGGGGGGTTAGcataaagctaagtgaatggaattatcCTAACAGTCATAGGTATCTAGCATCAAGCTAAGCACAATGACATAGCATCAACAAGGTAAACCAGAATGGTAACACTaggctcggcggcttgtacgggccattaactactagttgatcgagctagagtttaccgaaagttcctgttattgtctccctcgcatagtaatccggacgcaggggatgcgtcattcaaactatactacacGAATAGTAACTCTTGAACCCAACCTGACAGCAAGGTTGAACTTATGCTCAGCTTTATACCCAAAGCTGATTACCGACTAGACATCATAGCCAATAATACCCAAGTGCGCATAATCATCACATAAGCATAAACATCATATGCTAACTCATTCGGTATAACATGGCAGGACaacagtagcataacccgctactacatacatataacagttaggatagtcccactcacctgataaacagcaagaactcagaagtcttattttactgagccttctccgttcctttattacctgagaatgcCATATCTCAAGTTAGTACATATCTAACCAATAATATCATCAATTCATACTCTAAACAACATCATATAGCCTAATATATCAatatatgacaagtttacatggttTCCCATCCAATTGCAACTATCACATGCGTGTAGAACGAAGCATACGCGCTATTCCATCATTTTgacccaaaataaagtttgattaaGTGTTTTAAAACTTCACCATTAGAAACTACACCTCATTATGTTTCCAacggtagtttattcatcaaaaacagagttacggtttgaaagttacggccaaaacaagttttccaaaaatCTGCCAGACTGCAACCGCACGGGAGCATCTGCAACTGCACGGTTGCATCTGCTGATCGATGTCGAAGGGTCgaccaaaaatagcctaattactctaacttagctagggtaagcagggttcattccacgggaagttatggttaacaAGCAAGCAATTTCCAGATTGAGTTAATGGTTTAACTAAAGACTACTTAGATTAATCACTACTTAAAACTTAAACTTAAACTAGCGTGCAGTTGAAAAGattgaaatgtaaacaatgagagtaaagcctttatcctttcacaatctTAATTtaacatgcattcattcaaacaagcatTATGTTTATCAattgttgatcaaatctcatagacaagacttcttgaGTTCAATAATTCTATTCTCTTGAGTTTAAACTATGCAGTCTAGACAAAGTGTttttatccctaatctaattaacactaagttggatcaagaacacgctgttaaatcacaataatttaacttgcaataacaaacatagaacttgcattaatcaaaaatcaacttgattcatagcatcataatccaaaagtattaaacatcacaaatcacataatcttgaatgaaatcATACATGATTCAATTGTTCACGAAAAGGATAAATTTtagaaaactagccaagcatgttggtgatgataatCAATGAGTTTCTTGATGATTGCATGATGAACCACACCTTGGtcttgacttgaatccttgaaTAATGATGATTGGATGGTGTTTTGAGGTGTTTGGGAATGTTTTCTGCTGCCAAAACTGATGAAAAAGTGTTGGTTTCGTAACCCTAGAGCTCCCTTTAAATAGGGGTTAGAAAACTTGGCCACAAAGCTAATTTTCGAATTTTCCGGCACCAGGAATTTTTgcctggcgtattttacgccatatCTGGCGTATTTTACGCATGTGTTATTTTTTCTGGGCATATTTTTATGCCAAAGATGGACTTTTGTTTTGGATTGACCTGAGatgtggcgtattttacgccaaaaatggcgtattttacgccaataCAAATTTCCTGATCACTCTTTAAGCTCTCAAATCCTGTCGATAATCCACTTTAAACCGCTGTTTTATACCACATTTCGCGCCAACATCTTTCTTACCTGTAAAACATAAAACCACATCAAAGTATCTCCTTTTTCACTCACATATAGTTAATTTTGCGTATTTAAACATAAATAATCGTGACAAATAAGGAACGATCAAACCCCCCACACctggcttttgcttgtcctcaagcaaatctgttTTTAACTACAAGACCACAACACCTAGGTGGTATTAACTCAAATAATTTTTCGCAAACAAAATTAACTATTAATCAAGATGTAAGGACGATATGGGCCAATCACTCAAAATCTCAAGCAACTTTTATCCTCTAACACATTCAATCATGAACTTCTTTTCACAGAATATTTCCTTAGCTCAACAATTCCTCCGCTAATCATATCATCATAAACCTCAAACATTTCCCCGAATCATCAAATGGATCAATACTTAGACTAAGTTAAACAACTATGCTTCACAACTTTTATGATCCACACTTACTCTTTTAATCAACAATACAAATGCATCTAAGTAAcatgtcaaaagaaacacaaaACGGGTTTAATTACATCCGGAGTGATTGTATAAGGGTTAGTCATGACTCAAATAAAAATAGGTGTAAAGTGGTTACGAATGTCGAACCAATCAAACtttataaggtttagaaattttaacgtgaccctcattcgcaccaagataaattaatttaaatcGGAACGTCCACTAAAACTAGAATCATGCATATGTTTGTGTTCTTATCCTCCTTAACTTTTCAATTAGCCAAACTCATGCCCTTGTCTACTCTAGTACTAAGTGCATAGCTTCTAAGTCCCGACACCAATGAACCCCCTAAGTCTAATTGGCAATACCCCATACCACAAGCTCGGTGAAGTGGATTTTGGTTACATTGCCCATTTATATGAGGCATCACATGAAAGGTGTAGGTACTTTGTAAGGTTATAAGGAGTTTTGCATTCTTGACTTGACATTTCATCGAGAACGAATttttatgcctcagtggtccatgctttataaggcactcgtttcacaattttttggcatactcttcttctactctctttttatcattcattcattttttttatgcctcagtggtccatgctttttagagcaatcgtttcacaatttttggcatatatCATTTTCAAATTCGTCTCTTTCACTTCCTCCTTTTTTTTTCTTCTCATAATAGCACATAGCATATAACATTTTAAGAACATTTAGGATGTAATGAATATATGGTGATGGTGACAATGATATGTAGGTATATGTATGTAACGTAGATGATGGTTATTGGGAGTATATCATTGTCATAGCTTATGATATAAAGTACCCCCTTTCGACCTTTGCCTAGGGAAGAGTAAACTCTACAAGTGTTGCATTGgtgactatcatcattattatgcacTTTCATACTAGTGAGTAAATCGTGGAATCCATTGTGGAACCTAGGAAACCACTCTGAGTCAAACTAATTAAAAAGCCACAAACACTATAACATAATAGCTAGTTATAATTGCCATgctaatttaaaccaattatgtCTTAGAAAAAATGAGTTGCATTGTCACCTAATGTTACTAAATCTAAACAAGATAAAGTAAGATTAAATtcgacatcaataaccaaaaataaGGGTAGGAATGGGTAGTTggttttctctttttcttttttctAAAGGCTTAGGATGCTAATGGTCACTAATTGATTCTAGTACACAATTATGTACTAACGACCTGGGTAGACTGGCTGCAAAATAAAAAAATTGGTTTAAAAAGAAAATTCTAAAGTGCTTCTTTATCATTCATGCTACTTAGCATACAACAATGGGATCTCATTCTCAACCTTTCTTTTCCCATAAGAATACAATTTCTTAAAGTTAATTAGTCAAGGTCAACAAGGTCAAATGCCTAACACTATCATTCCTCCCCGGCCAAGTTCAAAAACTTCCAAGTTAATTCTTAATCACTATGGGTATTCTCATGGGTCAACATCTTGATTATagcttataaaaattaaaaattgaaaatttttacCACCTAGGCCATTAAAACCATTTATGTCATAAAACCTTTAAACAACAAGCATTTTCAAGCTAAGCTAAATGTGCAAATTTCcttcctccccccccccccccccacttaAGTCATGCTACGTACTCGTATGCATGTGTAAAAGTTATGTTAGGCCACAGTGAGGAAATTTAACAAGgagaaaaaagaaaaagaacaatattaccCGGGATTAAAAGCAACTTCCATAACAATTGTCACAAGCATACCAACTCCAATTCATCACACAACATGTTCCTTCCATCCCTTTTATtcttacaaaacaaaaacaaaagaaaagataaaaactaactagcccactttcggagggatccgctttaaaccacccgatagcgctggtggacgagttttgtctcgtgagggcttctagcgaacatacccacaaagttcatttagctactaataaaataaaataaaataaacaaaataaaAGACAAGAAAAGTGTACATGTTATTACAGACGGATCACAGGACCTGATTAAAATCAGAGAGGCTCATCCCATCCTAGGATCGGGACCAAATATGCTGTCAAATAAGCTCTTTGATAACGGTGCCATATCAAACACCGACTTCCTGCCTTCCTGCCTTCCTCTCGGGCTCTCTCCATATCCGGTGGTagtggctgaaatgtcccgttcttattgattaaaaacgttccatattaattgatttcgttgcgaggttttgacctctatatgagacgtttttcaaagactgcattcattttaaaacaaaccataacctttatttcatcaataaaggtttaaaaagctttacgtagattatcaaataatgataatctaaaatatcctgtttacacacgaccattacataatggtttacaatacaaatatgttacaacaaaataagtttcttgaatgcagtttttacacaatatcatacaagcatggactccaaatctcgtccttatttaagtatgcgacagcggaagctcttaataatcacctgagaataaacatgcttaaaacgtcaacaaaaatgttggtgagttataggtttaacctatatatatcaaatcataataatagaccacaagatttcatatttcaatacacatcccatacatagatataaaaatcattcatatggtgaacacgtggtaaccgacattaacaagatgcatatataagaatatccccatcattccgggacacccttcggatatgatataaatttcgaagtactaaagcatccggtactttggatggggtttgttaggcccaatagatctatctttaggattcgcgtcaattagggtgtctgttccctaattcttagattaccagacttaataaaaaggggcatattcgattttgataattcaaccatagaatgtagtttcacgtacttgtgtctattttgtaaatcatttataaaacctgcatgtattctcatcccaaaaatattagattttaaaagtgggactataactcactttcacagatttttacttcgtcgggaagtaagacttggccactggttgattcacgaacctataacaatatatacatatatatcaaagtatgttcaaaatatatttacaacacttttaatatattttgatgttttaagtttattaagtcagctgtcctcgttagtaacctacaactagttgtccacagttagatgtacagaaataaatcgataaatattatcttgaatcaatccacgacccagtgtatacgtatctcagtattgatcacaactcaaactatatatattttggaatcaacctcaaccctgtatagctaactccaacattcacatatagagtgtctatggttgttccgaaatatatatagatgtgtcggcatgataggtcgaaacattgtatacgtgtctatggtatctcaagattacataatatacaatacaagttgattaagttatggttggaatagatttgttaccaattttcacgtagcaaaatgagaaaaattatccaatcttgttttacccataacttcttcattttaaatccgttttgagtgaatcaaattgctatggtttcatattgaactctattttatgaatctaaaca
This genomic interval carries:
- the LOC139898390 gene encoding uncharacterized protein, with protein sequence MSSSNLASNVMVLATAMAAVSGTVILLAFRHHKEPTTSVVRPTKFTTTHHPRPCISVDGKKRVKKKKKVHFAEDVMEPSGNGEEFRKGLQSKNFPKLITNSSLIEDEGGNKKFSMPANRMALYSGILRDRSIHRFAC